The genomic stretch AGGCTGTTTCTACAGCATCGATTCGATCGAAGCTCCCTGGAACAGCGGCCGGCTTGAGGAGGGCGGCAATCTGGCCTACAAGATGAATGCCAAGGAGGGGTATTCCCCCGTTCCCCCGAGTGACACCGTTCAGGACATCCGCAGTGAGATGTTGCTGACCATGGGTCAGCTGGGTGTGCCGATCGAGAAGCATCACCACGAGGTGGCGGCCGCTGGTCAGCAGGAGCTGGGTATGAGGTTCGCCGAGCTGATCAGTGCGGCCGACAACGTGATGACCTACAAGTATGTGGTGCGCAATGTGGCCCGCAGGTACGGCCGCTCCGTCACCTTCATGCCCAAGCCGGTGTTCGCCGACAACGGCAGCGGCATGCATGTCCACCAGAGCCTCTGGAGGGACGGCCAGCCGCTGTTCTTCGGACTGGGCACCTATGCGGATCTCTCCCAGACGGCCCGCTGGTACATCGGAGGACTGCTGAAGCATGCTCCGAGCTTCCTCGCCTTCACCAACCCCACCACCAACAGCTACAAACGCCTGGTGCCGGGCTTCGAGGCACCCGTGAACCTCGTCTATTCCCAGGGCAACCGCTCTGCGGCGGTGCGCATTCCCCTCAGCGGAGACAACCCCCGGGCCAAGCGACTGGAGTTCCGCAGCGGCGATGCCATGGCGAATCCCTACCTGGCGTTCTCCGCGATGCTGATGGCTGGACTGGATGGCATCCGCCAGCAGATCGATCCTGGCGACGCCGTGGATCGCGATCTGTTCGAGCTGTCCCCGGCAGACCTGGAGCAGATCGCCAAGGTGCCCGCCTCTCTCGAGGGGGTGCTGGCCGCCCTCGAGGCCGACCACGAGTACCTGCTGGCCGGGGAGGTGTTCAGCGAAGACTTCATCAGCAACTGGATCGCCCTCAAATCCGAGGAGGTGCAGCAGC from Synechococcus sp. CBW1107 encodes the following:
- the glnA gene encoding type I glutamate--ammonia ligase, encoding MANPAQDLLRRIRDEGIELIDLKFADLHGKWQHLTVCADLLSEESFLTGLAFDGSSIRGWKAIHESDMAMVPDPATAWIDPFLRHKTLSLICSIQEPRSGGAYGRCPRSLAQRALVHLAGTGLADTAYFGPELEFFLFDDVRYGSSEGGCFYSIDSIEAPWNSGRLEEGGNLAYKMNAKEGYSPVPPSDTVQDIRSEMLLTMGQLGVPIEKHHHEVAAAGQQELGMRFAELISAADNVMTYKYVVRNVARRYGRSVTFMPKPVFADNGSGMHVHQSLWRDGQPLFFGLGTYADLSQTARWYIGGLLKHAPSFLAFTNPTTNSYKRLVPGFEAPVNLVYSQGNRSAAVRIPLSGDNPRAKRLEFRSGDAMANPYLAFSAMLMAGLDGIRQQIDPGDAVDRDLFELSPADLEQIAKVPASLEGVLAALEADHEYLLAGEVFSEDFISNWIALKSEEVQQLRQRPHPYEFSLYYDG